One Brassica napus cultivar Da-Ae chromosome C4, Da-Ae, whole genome shotgun sequence genomic region harbors:
- the LOC106409247 gene encoding polyadenylate-binding protein 2-like isoform X1, with translation MDESKLKRCSTSSTHAEAVDEATDPLQNADKRELDDSETEVNSRKKQKQEEETTEKKKECCFDTKDAKGNNERTIFVTGFDNSGSRDEIRSALAKHFSSCGELTRVFVHIECETGVSRGYAFINLKNRVGIEAALTLNGSDLGGRKLLVTMARLRDEYYGHFNFKGCEICRASYAAGRLRLYRWNLRTGGGKFRRFSPEFEEKCRRHHEETMASRKMNKSKTKEG, from the exons ATGGACGAGAGCAAGCTCAAGAGATGCTCCACTTCATCCACCCAT gcTGAAGCAGTTGATGAGGCCACGGATCCTTTGCAAAACG caGACAAAAGAGAGTTGGATGATTCGGAGACAGAAGTTAATAGTCGGAAAAAGCAGAAGCAG GAGGAAGAAAccacagagaagaagaaagagtgtTGTTTCGACACTAAAGATGCAAAGGGAAACAATGAGCGTACAATATTCGTCACGGGTTTTGATAATAGCGGTTCTAGGGATGAGATCAGGAGCGCACTGGCTAAACATTTCAGTTCATGTGGAGAGTTGACGAGGGTTTTTGTTCACATCGAGTGTGAAACTGGTGTTTCCAGAGGATATGCTTTTATTAATCTGAAAAACCGTGTTGGCATTGAGGCCGCGTTAACTCTCAATGGAAGCGACTTGGGAGGTCGGAAGCTTCTGGTTACAATGGCTAGACTTAGAGACGAATATTATGGCCACTTTAACTTTAAAGGCTGTGAAATTTGTCGTGCTAGCTATGCTGCCGGCCGTCTGAGACTGTACAGATGGAATCTTCGAACTGGTGGTGGCAAATTCAGGCGCTT TTCTCCAGAATTTGAAGAAAAGTGTCGTCGTCATCATGAAGAAACAATGGCTTCTCGCAAGATGAACAAGTCTAAAACCAAAGAAGGCTAA
- the LOC106409247 gene encoding polyadenylate-binding protein 2-like isoform X2, which translates to MDESKLKRCSTSSTHAEAVDEATDPLQNDKRELDDSETEVNSRKKQKQEEETTEKKKECCFDTKDAKGNNERTIFVTGFDNSGSRDEIRSALAKHFSSCGELTRVFVHIECETGVSRGYAFINLKNRVGIEAALTLNGSDLGGRKLLVTMARLRDEYYGHFNFKGCEICRASYAAGRLRLYRWNLRTGGGKFRRFSPEFEEKCRRHHEETMASRKMNKSKTKEG; encoded by the exons ATGGACGAGAGCAAGCTCAAGAGATGCTCCACTTCATCCACCCAT gcTGAAGCAGTTGATGAGGCCACGGATCCTTTGCAAAACG ACAAAAGAGAGTTGGATGATTCGGAGACAGAAGTTAATAGTCGGAAAAAGCAGAAGCAG GAGGAAGAAAccacagagaagaagaaagagtgtTGTTTCGACACTAAAGATGCAAAGGGAAACAATGAGCGTACAATATTCGTCACGGGTTTTGATAATAGCGGTTCTAGGGATGAGATCAGGAGCGCACTGGCTAAACATTTCAGTTCATGTGGAGAGTTGACGAGGGTTTTTGTTCACATCGAGTGTGAAACTGGTGTTTCCAGAGGATATGCTTTTATTAATCTGAAAAACCGTGTTGGCATTGAGGCCGCGTTAACTCTCAATGGAAGCGACTTGGGAGGTCGGAAGCTTCTGGTTACAATGGCTAGACTTAGAGACGAATATTATGGCCACTTTAACTTTAAAGGCTGTGAAATTTGTCGTGCTAGCTATGCTGCCGGCCGTCTGAGACTGTACAGATGGAATCTTCGAACTGGTGGTGGCAAATTCAGGCGCTT TTCTCCAGAATTTGAAGAAAAGTGTCGTCGTCATCATGAAGAAACAATGGCTTCTCGCAAGATGAACAAGTCTAAAACCAAAGAAGGCTAA
- the LOC106409843 gene encoding E3 ubiquitin-protein ligase APD1-like: MKSVSSFSFLETKFWLVCSQAAMKGLVENLYGSESGLQLFGFFASPRADVINSSESRFVSLSHRSCEGWPYYLNKGASLNISYNAKPEGCFVRLVVHKGTASHCLLEEPPFHRTALSLNLIHGSGVIQVNISRSKSYHLNVANPNLKDVERWSWILILS; the protein is encoded by the exons ATGAAGTCTGTGTCCAG CTTTTCATTTCTTGAAACCAAGTTTTGGCTTGTGTGTTCTCAAGCAGCAATGAAAGGTCTG GTGGAAAATTTGTATGGTTCTGAATCTGGTCTTCAGCTGTTTGGGTTCTTTGCATCTCCTCGTGCTGATGTAATTAATTCGTCTGAATCGCGTTTTGTGTCTCTCTCACATAGATCTTGCGAG GGATGGCCTTACTATCTGAACAAAGGAGCTTCTTTGAATATTTCATATAATGCTAAACCTGAAGGCTGTTTTGTTCGGCTTGTGGTCCATAAAG GAACGGCCAGTCACTGCTTATTGGAGGAACCTCCATTTCATCGGACCGCTCTCTCATTGAATCTGATTCACG GGAGTGGTGTGATTCAAGTGAACATAAGTAGATCTAAAAGTTATCATCTTAATGTGGCTAACCCCAACTTGAAGGACGTAGAGAG GTGGAGCTGGATATTGAT CCTCAGCTGA